A region of bacterium DNA encodes the following proteins:
- a CDS encoding cyclic 2,3-diphosphoglycerate synthase, producing MARTRVLIMGAAGRDFHNFNVTYRERESHEVVAFTATQIPNIDGRRYPAALAGKLYPQGIPIHPESELVDLIRRERIDEVVFSYSDISHEYVMHQASLVNAVGASFTLLGTGATMLPSAKPVIAICAVRTGSGKSQTTRRVAQILRGFGKKLVAVRHPMPYGDLAAQAVQRFASLADLAAHNCTIEEREEYEPHLNMGTIVYAGVDYAAILARAEQEADIVLWDGGNNDTPFFKPSLHVVVVDPLRPGHETRYHPGETNLRMADVVVINKEVSATPENIERVRQAVREHNPAAIIVDAASPITVAQPEVIRNQRVLCIEDGPTLTHGEMTLGAGIVAARRFGAKELVDPRPFLKGSLVETFRRYPGIGTLLPAMGYGDQQIRDLEATINATDCDSVIIATPIDLRQLLQINKPSTRVTYELQEIGRPTLAEVLQRFA from the coding sequence ATGGCGAGAACCCGAGTGCTGATTATGGGAGCTGCGGGACGCGACTTCCACAATTTCAATGTCACGTACCGTGAGCGCGAATCTCATGAAGTCGTGGCTTTTACTGCAACGCAAATTCCCAACATCGACGGCCGGCGCTATCCGGCGGCCCTGGCCGGCAAGCTCTATCCGCAAGGCATCCCCATCCATCCGGAGAGTGAGCTGGTGGATTTGATCCGTCGCGAACGCATCGATGAAGTGGTTTTTTCTTACAGCGATATTTCCCACGAATATGTGATGCACCAGGCGAGTCTAGTTAATGCCGTGGGCGCTTCTTTCACGCTGCTGGGCACAGGCGCGACGATGCTGCCTTCCGCCAAACCGGTGATCGCCATTTGCGCGGTGCGCACCGGCAGCGGCAAGAGCCAAACCACGCGGCGGGTCGCGCAGATCCTGCGCGGGTTCGGCAAGAAACTGGTGGCGGTGCGGCATCCGATGCCCTACGGCGACCTCGCCGCCCAGGCCGTGCAGCGCTTCGCCAGCCTCGCGGATCTGGCGGCGCACAACTGCACGATCGAAGAGCGGGAGGAATATGAGCCGCATTTGAACATGGGCACGATCGTTTATGCCGGCGTCGATTATGCCGCGATTCTGGCCCGTGCCGAGCAGGAGGCTGATATCGTGTTGTGGGACGGCGGCAACAATGACACGCCTTTTTTCAAGCCCAGTTTGCACGTCGTCGTGGTGGATCCGTTGCGGCCCGGCCATGAAACCCGCTATCATCCCGGTGAGACGAATTTGCGCATGGCGGATGTGGTCGTCATCAACAAGGAGGTTTCGGCAACGCCGGAGAACATCGAGCGGGTGCGGCAGGCGGTGCGCGAGCACAATCCCGCGGCCATCATTGTGGATGCCGCTTCGCCCATCACCGTGGCGCAGCCGGAGGTCATTCGGAATCAACGTGTGTTGTGCATCGAAGACGGCCCCACGCTGACGCACGGCGAGATGACGCTGGGCGCCGGTATCGTGGCGGCCCGGCGCTTCGGCGCAAAGGAGCTGGTCGATCCCCGGCCCTTCCTGAAGGGCAGTCTGGTCGAAACCTTCCGGCGCTATCCGGGTATCGGGACCTTGTTGCCGGCCATGGGCTATGGCGACCAGCAGATTCGCGATCTCGAAGCCACTATCAATGCCACGGACTGCGACAGTGTGATCATCGCGACGCCGATTGACTTGCGGCAACTGTTGCAGATCAACAAGCCCAGCACGCGCGTCACCTATGAATTGCAGGAAATCGGCCGGCCGACGCTCGCCGAGGTCTTGCAGCGGTTCGCCTGA